Below is a window of Chromatiales bacterium DNA.
CGGCGATTTTGAAACGATGCGCGGCACTCCCCTGCTTTCGCCGCAGGGGGAAGTCTTCCTGTTTCGCAAGATGAATTTCCTGCTGCGCCGTGCGGAAGAAACTCGCCGACAGCTTGTGACCGCCAAATCGCAACATGCGAAGCTGCGCAAGTGCCTTGAACACGCTCTCGCCGACGCTGACGCTGTCCGAAATCACATCGCGGAATGCAACCTGCGGCTGGTAATTTCCATCGCCCGAAAGTTCGCGAACTCCTCCCACGAGTTCGACGAGCTGACAAGCGAAGGAAATGAAATCTTGCTGAAGTCGATCGCGAAGTTCGATGCGTCGCGAGGTTTTCGCTTCAGCACCTACGCGACGCATGCGGTGCAGCGGCACTTCTTTCGTCTGGCGCAGCGACGGCGCCGACGACAGCCCATCGACGCTCCCGGCACCGCAGAACTGCTGCACGGCGTTGCTGCCGTCGATGAAGATCCGCTAATTAGTGAGTGGATCCAGGAAGAGCATCGCGTCAACGATCTGATCGCCCGCATGGCAGAGCAGCTCGACGAGCGGGAACAGGTCGTGGTTCGCG
It encodes the following:
- a CDS encoding sigma-70 family RNA polymerase sigma factor, which encodes IFFIDDPDFESLDAADLLSLPECISLYSDQDCATNDFPETGDFETMRGTPLLSPQGEVFLFRKMNFLLRRAEETRRQLVTAKSQHAKLRKCLEHALADADAVRNHIAECNLRLVISIARKFANSSHEFDELTSEGNEILLKSIAKFDASRGFRFSTYATHAVQRHFFRLAQRRRRRQPIDAPGTAELLHGVAAVDEDPLISEWIQEEHRVNDLIARMAEQLDEREQVVVRGRFGIGNNGVVKTLRELAQELGLSKERVRQLQIAAVEKLRDLFDECSPDLAAS